TCAACACCCTCCCCCGGCTCGTCACCCCGATCGACCCGCTGGAGATCGAGACCACCTGGACCTGGCGCCGCCTCTGAGCACCGCGCCCGCCGCACCCCTGCACGGGCGGGGCCCCGCCGCGCCCCTGTCCCGGTGCGGCCCCGCTGTGCACCGGGCCTCCGCGCCGGGGCGGCCACCGGCCGTCACGGGCGCCCACCCGGCGCCCGGGCCGGGAGGGTGTCCGAAGCGCCTAAGCTCATGGGCATGAGTGATGTACGTGCCGATCTGCTCCAGCAGATCAAGGACAAGGCCGTGGTGCACGGCAAGGTGACCCTCTCCTCGGGTCTGGAAGCCGACTACTACGTCGACCTCCGCCGGATCACGCTGGACGGGGCCGCCGCGCCGCTGGTGGGCCAGGTCATGTCCGATCTGACCGCCGACCTGGACTTCGACTGCGTCGGCGGGCTCACTCTGGGCGCGGACCCGGTGGCCACCTCGATCCTGCACGCCGCCGCCGCGCGCGGACGCCAGGTGGACGCGTTCGTCGTCCGCAAGGCGGCCAAGGCCCACGGCATGCAGCGCCGGGTCGAAGGGCCGGACATCACGGGCCGCCGCTGCCTGGTCGTCGAGGACACCTCCACGACCGGTGGCTCCCCGCTGACCGCCGTCGAGGCCGTGCGCGAGGCGGGCGGCGAGGTCGTCGCCGTCGCCACGATCGTGGACCGTGCCACCGGCGCCGGAGAGAAGATCAGCCAGACGGCCGGGGTGCCCTACCTCTACGCGTACTCGCTGGACGAGCTCGGCCTGTCCTGAGTCTCCTGCCTCCGGGGGCCTTCCGGGCCCCCTGTGCCCCGGGCGGAGCAGCGGCCCGGGGTGCCATCCCCCCGCCGAGCTGGCAGCTACCCCCTCTGACCTGCGACAACGACAAAAACTCGATTGTTTCACGTGAAACGGGAGTTCCACCGCACGGAGTATCGGGCCGGGCCGGGTGGAGCGTCCGGACCTGTCTGGAAAGATAGGGGCTGACGATGACGTCGCCCCCCAGGTCAGGGCCAGCTCATTTCGCTTACCCCGCACATCACAAGGAGCGGACATGCCCATCGCAACCCCTGAGGTCTACAACGAGATGCTGGACCGGGCGAAGGCAGGAAAGTTTGCCTACCCGGCCATCAATGTGACCTCGTCGCAGACCCTTCACGCCGCGCTGCGCGGCTTCGCGGAGGCCGAGAGCGACGGCATCGTCCAGATCTCCACCGGTGGTGCGGAGTTCCTGGGCGGCCAGCACAACAAGGACATGGTCACGGGCGCCGTTGCCCTGGCCGAGTTCGCGCACATCGTCGCCGCGAAGTACGACGTCACCATCGCGCTCCACACCGACCACTGCCCCAAGGACAAGCTCGACAGCTATGTCCGCCCGCTGCTGGCGGTCTCCGCCGAGCGCGTCGCCCGGGGCGAGAACCCGCTCTTCCAGTCCCACATGTGGGACGGCTCGGCCGAGACCCTGAGCGACAACCTCGCCATCGGTCAGGAGCTGCTGGCCCAGGCCGCCGCCGCCAAGATCATCCTTGAGGTCGAGATCACCCCGACCGGCGGCGAGGAGGACGGTGTCACGCACGAGATCAACGACGAGCTGTACACCACCGTCGACGACGCGCTGCGCACCGCCGAGGCGCTGGGCCTGGGCGAGAAGGGCCGCTACCTGCTGGCCGCCTCCTTCGGCAACGTCCACGGCGTCTACAAGCCGGGCAATGTCGTCCTCCGTCCCGAGCTGCTCAAGGACCTCCAGCAGGGCGTGAGCGAGCGCTACGGCAAGGCCGACCCGTTCGACTTCGTCTTCCACGGCGGCTCCGGCTCCACGGCCGAGGAGATCGCTGTCGCGCTGGAGAACGGCGTCGTGAAGATGAACCTCGACACCGACACCCAGTACGCCTTCACCCGTCCCGTCGCCGGGCACATGTTCGCCAACTACGACGGCGTGCTGAAGATCGACGGCGAGGTCGGCGACAAGAAGACCTACGACCCCCGGACCTGGGGCAAGCTCGCCGAGGCGGGCATGGCCACCCGGGTCGCCGAGGCGTGCGCCACGCTGCGCTCGGCCGGTAACAAGATCAAGTAAGCGGTACGCCCGGCCCGTCGGCGCCACCCGTGGTGGACCGGCGGGCCCGGTCATGGGCGGCCCGGTGCCCCTCCTGTCCCAGGGGGAGCGCCGGGCCGTTGTCCTGTCACCGGGCCGTCGTCCTGTCATCGGGGCCGTCCTCCGATGCCGCCGGGCCGTCGCCCTGTGCCGCCGGGCCGTGCGGGCCCGGTCCCCGTCGCTCCGTCCCGTCGTGCGGTTCCGGTCCCCGTCGTGCGGCCCCCGTCGTGCGGGCCCGGTCCCTGTCGTGCGGTTCCGGTCGTGCGGGCCCGGTGGCGCTGCGATGATCCGGGTATGGCTGACCGCCCGGGAGAGATCCGACTGTCCACGGCCACCGGCCGCTGGGTGACGTTCACCACCGTCCTCGGCTCCAGCATGGCCCTGCTGGACTCGACCGTCGTCAATGTCGCCCTGCCCCGCATCGGGAAGAGCCTCGACGCCGATCTGGCGGTCCTCCAGTGGACGGTCAACGCCTACATGCTGGCGCTCGCCGGGCTGATCCTGCTCGGCGGGGCGCTCGGCGACCGCTACGGACGGCGCCGGATCTTCGTCCTGGGTGTGGTCTGGTTCGCCCTGGGCTCCCTGCTCTGCGGGTTCGCGCCCACCGGTGAGCTGCTGGTGCTCGCCCGCGCCTTCCAGGGCGTCGGCGGCGCCCTGCTCACGCCCGGCTCGCTCGCCCTGATCCAGGCCAGCTTCCACCCGGACGACCGGGCCCGCGCCGTGGGCCTGTGGTCCGGCTTCGGCGGCGTCGGCGCGGCGATCGGCCCCTTCGTCGGCGGCTGGCTGGTCGACGGGCCCGGCTGGCGCTGGGTCTTCCTGCTCAATGTGCCGCTGGCCGCGATCTGTGTCCCGATCGCGCTCCGCCATGTGCCCGAGTCCCGTGACCCACAGGCCCACCAGGGCCGCTTCGACGTCCTGGGCGCGGCCCTCGGCGCGGCGGCGCTCACCCTGGTGACCTATGCCCTGATCGGCTCCGCCTGGTGGGCCGGGGCGGCCGGAGTGGTGGTCGGCGCCCTCTTCATCGCCGTCGAACGCCGCAGGCCCGACCCCATGCTGCCGCTGTCGATCTTCCGCTCGCGGCTCTTCACCGCCGTGAACCTGGTGACGTTCTGTGTGTACGCGGCGTTCGGCGGCTTCTTCTTCCTGGTGGCGCTCCAGCTCCAGGTGGTCTCCGGCTACTCCGCGCTGGAGGCGGGCCTCGCGCTGCTGCCCACGACCCTGCTGATGCTGTTCTTCTCCGCCCGCTCCGGTGAGCTGGCCCAGAAGACGGGCCCCCGGCTGCCGCTCACCGCCGGGCCGCTGATCTGCGCCGTCGGCATGCTGCTGATGCTGCGCGTCGGCGAGCACGCCTCCTACATGACGGACGTGCTGCCCGCGATCCTGGTGATGGGCCTCGGCATGGTGACCCTGGTGGCCCCGCTGACCGCCACCGTCCTGGCCTCGGTGGACACCGCCCGCGCCGGTATCGCCAGCGGGGTCAACAACGCCGCCGCCCGCGCGGCGGGCCTGCTGGCGGTCGCGGCGCTGCCGCTGCTCACCGGGATGGGCCCCGAGGCGTACCGCTCCGCGACCGCCTTCGACGAGTCCTTCCGCCGGGCCATGCCCTGGTGCGCCGCCATCCTGGTGCTGGGGGCGCTGATCGCCTTCGCGACCGTCCGCCGCCCCGCCCCCACCTGCGTCCACCCGGAGTGCCGCTACAACTGCGGGGTGGGCGCGCCGCCGCTGGAGACGGGGGAGGCGGACGCCGACGACGGCAGGGCGGAGCGGTGAGGGAGACTGGGGCCATGGTCATCCACGAGAACCTGCTGGGGGGACCGCCCCCCACCCATCTGCCCGACGAGCCCGAGCCGCGTGAGCTGCTGGAGTCCGGGGCGACCCCCGCCGAGGTCGCCGCCAAGTACCCCACGTCCTCGCTCGCCTGGGCGCTCCTCGCCGACGACGCCTTCGGGCGCGGCAGCGTGGTGGAGTCGTACGCGTACGCCCGTACCGGCTACCACCGCGGTCTGGACGCGCTGCGGCGCAGCGGCTGGAAGGGCCACGGCCCGGTGCCCTGGGAGCACGCGCCCAACCGGGGTTTCCTGCGGGCGCTGCACGCGCTGGCGCGGGCCGCGGGCGAGATCGGTGAGCAGCAGGAGTACGAGCGCTGCACGACCTTCCTGCGCGACTCCTCCGCGACGGCCGCCGACACCCTGGGCTGACCCCTGGGCCGACCGCCGGCTGCCGACCGCCGGCCGTCGGCACCCGCGCTGACCGGCGCACCCGGCGCCCAGCGGCGCGGGACGGCGCGCTCCGGCGCGCCCGATGGCGGAACGTGTCGAACCGACCGGTGAACCAAGCAGGTCAGGGGCCCGTGCCTTACCCGAATACGCCCCACGCGCGCCGCGCGTGACAAGCGTGGAGGGTGGCGCGGGCCCCGGCTTATGATGCCGATGGGGACCGGGGCTCCCACCACCAACAGGAAGGGGCGGACCGCTACCCGGAACGTCGAGGAGACAGCGATGTCACATGACGCCGACGCGACCCCGCATCTCGATTTCGCGGGCACCACTCCGTACGAGGACTATGTCCAGGCGGATGTGCTGACCCACCTGCAAAAACCCCGGTCCGACGACCCGGGCGAAATGGTCTTCCTCGTCACCACCCAGGTGATGGAGCTGTGGTTCACCGTCATCGTCCACGAGTGGGAGACCGCGAGCCGGGCCCTGGACGAGGGCCGTGTCCCCGTGGCGCTGGACGCGCTGAAGCGTTCCGTGCGGGAGCTGGAGGCGCTGAACGCCTCGTGGCGACCGCTGGGGCAGCTCACCCCCGCGCAGTTCAACGCGTACCGGGGCGCTCTCGGTGAGGGCTCCGGCTTCCAGTCGGCGATGTACCGGCGGATGGAGTTCCTGCTCGGCGAGAAGTCCGCGTCCATGCTCGTCCCGCACCGGGGTGCGCCGCGTGTCCACGCGGAGCTGGAGAAGGCGCTCCAGCAGCCGAGCCTCTACGACGCGGTGCTGCGGCTGCTCGCCCGGCGCGGCTTCCCGGTGCCCGCGGAGGTCCTGGAACGGAATTTGGCGCGGCGGTACGAACCCAGCGCGGCGGTCGAGGCGGTCTGGACGGAGATCTACCGGGACCCGGAGAACCACGCCGAACCGGCCCGGCTCGGCGAGGCGTTGACCGATGTCGCCGAGTTGGTGTGGCGCTGGCGCAACGACCATCTGGTGGCGACCCGCCGTGCCATGGGCGCGAAGGTCGGCACCGGTGGCTCCGCCGGGGTGGCCTGGCTGGAGAAGCGGGCCCGCAACCATGTCTTTCCCGAGCTGTGGACGGCGCGCAGCCATGTCTGAGACCCATGCCGCGACCATGCCTGAGACCCACGAGTTCCAAGAGATCCATGAGATCCACGAGACCGGTAAGGCCCCTGTGACTCCCCAGCACACCGCGTCCACCACCCCCGGACTCCCCTCCCGCCGCGCCGCCGCGCTGGACGGAGCGGATCGACTGGCCCCGCTGCGCGGGCTGTTCGCCCTGGACGGGACCGTCTATCTCGACGGGAACTCGCTGGGCGCGCTGCCCGCGCACGTCCCCGGCCGGATCGCCGATGTCGTCACCCGGCAGTGGGGCGGGCTGAGGATTCGCTCCTGGACCGAGAGCGGCTGGTGGACCGCGCCCGAGCGGATCGGCGACCGGATCGCCCCGCTGGTCGGCGCGGCCCCGGGGCAGATCGTGGTCGGCGACTCCACCAGCGTGAACGTGTTCAAGGCGGTGGTCGGCGCGGTCCGGCTCGCCGGTACGGACACCTCCCGGGAGACCCCCGGTACCGATGCGCCGGGTACGGGGGGAGGGGCCCGTACCGAGGTGCTCGTGGACGCGAGCACCTTCCCCACCGACGGCTATATCGCGGCGTCGGCGGCCCGGCTGACGGGCTGCCGGATCGTCCCCGTCGACCCCGCCGACGTGCCCTCGGCCCTCGGGCCGACGACGGCGGCCGTGCTGCTCAACCATGTCGACTTCCGCAGCGGCCGCCTGCACGACCTGCCCGCGCTCACCGAGGCGATCCACCGGGCGGGCGCGCTCGCGGTCTGGGACCTCTGCCACAGCGCGGGCGCGCTCCCCGTGGGGCTCGACGCGCACGGCGTGGACCTCGCCGTCGGCTGTACGTACAAGTACCTCAACGGCGGCCCCGGCTCGCCCGCGTTCCTGTATGTCGCCGAGCGCCACCAGGCGGCCTTCGACTCCCCGCTGCCCGGCTGGAATTCGCACCGCGACCCCTTCGCCATGGACAGCGGCTACGCCCCGGCGGACGGCCCGCTGAAGGGCCGGGTGGGCACACCGGACATTCTGTCGATGCTCGCGCTGGACGCGGCGCTCGACGTCTGGGACGGGGTGTCGGTCGACGACATCCGGGCGAAGAGCCTGGCACTCACCGATTTCTTCCTGGAGTGCCTGGACGAACGGCTGCCCGGCGGGCTCGGCGACCCGGGCTGTCCGGTGCGCCCGGTGACCCCCCGGGAGCACGCGGAGCGCGGCAGCCAGATCGCCCTGCGCTGCGACCGGGCCCCGGTGGTGATGGAACGGCTCATCGCCCGTGGCGTGGTGGGCGATCTGCGCCGCCCGGATCTGCTGCGTTTCGGTTTCACCCCGCTGTACACGTCGTTCGCGGACGTGGAACGGGCCGCCGCGACCCTGGTGGAGGTCGCGGCGGAGGTATACGGCGAGCCCTCGGGCGGATGACCCACCCGGCCCCGGGCCCACCGCCGCCGTCCGCGCGGTCCGGCCCCGGGCCGGACCACGCCGGACCCGGTGGACAAGGCCCCGGGAGCCCCCCCGGAGGTCCGCCGGAAGGCGCCGGAGGGCCCCGGGCCCGGGATGGTCTGCCGGATGTCCTTCCGCTGTCCTCGGGACGTTGGGGGACGTCCCCCGGGGCCGGGATGTCCCGACGGTGTCTGTGGGTGTGCCCGGGGGCCGGGGAGGGGGCGTCTGCCGGGTGTCCCTGGAGGTGCCCGGGGTGTCCCCTGGAGGGTCCCGGGAGGTCCTGGACGCCCCGAAGGTGCCCGGGGTGCCCCTGAAAGATGTCCGGGAACGTCCCCGGAAGCCTCCGGGAGGTGCGCCGGAAATCCCCGGAGGGTCCCGGGCGGCCTGCCGGAGGTCCTTCTGACGTCTTCGGGTGTGGGGGGCGTGCCCAGGGACCCCGGGGAGGTCTGCCGATGATCCCCGGGAGTCCGGGGCGTCCCGACAATGTCCCGGAACGCTCGGGGGATGTCCCGGCGACGTCCGGGAGTGTCCCCGGAGGGTTGACAGCGGCCAGCTCGAAGTCCCCGCGTACGGCCAGTTACGAGATCACACTCCGTGATGAAGATGGCCCGCGGAGCGGCCGGATCGGACCGCTCCGGCCGCGCTGGGTGGCAAATGCCTCGCCTCGGCGCCGAGCAGGACAGCATCATGATGCCCATGCACATCACGAGCTGCCGGCAAGAAGATCTGGATGTGCTGGAAGAGCGCCTGCCGTCCTCCAGCGCCGTCTCGTACCACGCTCAGCGGTTCGCCCGCCAGGTCTCGGGGACAAGCACGTTCCTGGTGGCCTGGCTGGATGCCCAGCCGGCCGGAACCTGCGAAGTACGGTGGGACGGCTGCGTGGCACCAGAGGTGAGGGCCGTCGTGCCGGGCTGCCCGGAGATCAACGGTTTGCAGGTCGTCGGCATGCTGCAGTCCCGGGGGATAGGCAGCGCCTTGATCCGCCATGCCGAACAGCTCGCCGGTGAACGAGGCGCACACCTGATCGGACTGGGAGTGGACGATCACGGGAATCCGCGAGCTGCCGCCCTCTACGCCCGCTTGGGGTACCGACCCACGATCCGCTACCTGGACCGCTACTTCTATACAGACGACACCGGTGCCGAACACCCGGTCGAAGATCCCGCCATCTTTCTGGTGAAGGAGCTCACGCCCAAGCACCAGCCATGACCCGCTCTCCCGCTATCAACACAGAGTCACGGATCGCGGCCAGATGATTCCCCACTGGCTGGCCGCCAGCGGGGAATCGGAACTGGCCGCTGACAGAGGGTCCGGGAGGGGGCGTCTGCCGGATGTCCCCCGGAGGTCCGCCGGGAGGCGTCGGAGGGCCCGGGAGGTCCACCAGGTGTCCTTCTGGCGTCCTCGGGACGTCCGGGGACGTGCCCGGGAGCCCCGGGGCGTCCCGACAACGTCCCGGAACGTCCCGGAGGGTCCGTCGGAAGTCCCGGAAGGTCCCGGAGGGGCCGGGGTGGTCCGGCGGAAGGGCCCGTGGCCTCGCCGTTCCCGCCCCGCGCCGGTGAGAATCCGTCAGGAAGCCGCGGGCCGTCCCCGCCGAGTTCTCCGGGAGCCCGGTCAGGGCGCCGGGGTACTGATACCGTCCCCGCTGGTCAGATCAGTTCCGCGGTCGCTCGTTCAAGCCCGCGGCCCCATCCGCGACTTCCCGGGAAGGTGCACCCGCAATGGACCCTGTGGCCCGTGACAACGCCGAGTCCGAGTCGGCCTTCTCGCATCCCGCGGTGGCCCCGGACGCCTCCCTGCCCTACGGCGGCCACCCCGATCAGGTGGTCGACTTCTACCGGCCCCGGAACGGCGCGGAGCGGACGCCGCTCGTCGTCCTGGTGCACGGCGGGGCCTGGCGCGCCCCCTACGACCGCACGCATGTCTCCCCGTTCGCGGACTTTCTCGCCCGGCGCGGGCTCGCCGTCGCCAGCGTCGAGTACCGCAGGGGCCGCGAACTGCCCCGGCAGGGCGGTGAAGGGCCGGTCGCCGGGCGCTGGCCGGACACCTTCGACGACATCGCCGCCGTCCTGGACGCGCTGCCCGCGCTGGCCGCCCGCGCGCTGCCCGGGGCGGACCCGGGGCGGACCGTCCTCACGGGGCACTCCGCCGGGGGACAGCTCGTGCTGTGGGCGGCGGCCCGGCATGTGCTCCCCGCCGGTTCGCCCTGGCGGCTGCCCGCCCCGCCCGCGCTGCGCGGGGTGGTCGCCCTCGCGCCGGTCGCCGACTTCGCCCTCGCGGTGGAACGGGACGTGTGCGGCGGGGCGGTACGGCAGCTCCTGGGCGCGAGCGGGGGCGGCAGCGGCGAGGGGGAGGGCGAGGAGACCTTCGCCGAGCGGAGCGCCCGAACCGACCCCGCCGCGCTGCTGCCGACGGGCATCGCGACCGTCGTCGTCCAGGGGCGCGAGGACATCGTGGTGCCGTACGGGCTGGCCGAGTCGTTCGTCGACACGGCGGCCCTCGCGGGGGAGACCGTCGGCCTCACCCTGCTGGAGGATGTCGGCCACTTCCCGCTGATCGACCCGGCGGCGGACGCGTGCGCGGTGGTGGCGGAGGAGATCGCCCAGCTCGCCTGGTGACGTGACGGGGAACGGGCCGACCCGGCGTACCGGAGACCGGCCCGGCGTACCGCAGCACCGGCCCGGGGGCGAATCGCGGACAGAAGCTGGCCGCAAGCCTCCCTACCGTGGTCCCCATGACCAACCTTGTCACCGGGGCCACCGGAACCGTCGGCCGTGAGATCGTCCGCGAACTGCTGGAGCGCGGCCACGCCGTCCGCGCCCTCACCCGCGACCCGGCCGCGGCCGACCTCCCCGCCGGAGCGGAGGCCGTACGCGGTGACCTCTCCGACCCCGACTCCCTCGGGGCGGCGCTGAAGGGCGTCACCGCACTGCACCTGATCACCTTCGACGGCCCGTACTACACCCCGCTGGAGACCGGCCCGCGGATCGTGGCACTCGCCCGGGAGGCCGGGGTCCGGCGGATCACCGTCCTCCACGGCGGCGGCCCCACCCCGCTGGAGGACGCCGTCCGCGCGGGCGGCGTCGACTGGACCGTCCTCGTCCCCGTCGAGTTCATGGCGAACGCGCTGGAGTGGGCCGACCCCGTCCGCACCGCCGACGAGATCGCCGAGCCCTTCACGGACCGGCTCAGCGCCATGGTCCACGAGGGGGACATCGGCGCCGTCGCCGCCGTCGCCCTCACCGAGGACGGCCACGCCGGACAGCAGTATGTGATCACCGGCCCCGAGGCCCTCACCATCCGGGACAAGACCGACATCATCGCCGCCGCGCGCGGCAGGGCGATCCGGCTGGTGGAGCTGAGCGAGGAGGCGGCCATCGCCCGCTGGCGGGCGGCCGGACACCCCCAGGACGTGATCGACTTCCTGCTGTCGGTCTACCGCGACACCCCGCCGGAGGGCCGGACCGTCTCCGGTACCGTGGAACGGGTCACCGGCCGCCCCGCCCGTACCTTCGCCCAGTGGGCGCGGGACCACGCGGACGCGTTCCGCGCCGGGGGCACCACCTGACCCGTCCACCGGGCCCGTAGGGCCGATCCCGGGTCGGCCCCGTAGTCCTCAGGACGGACGCGGCGGAATCCGCACCGATGGTGACGACCGCGTCCGCCCCCTCCCCCTACCTTTTTCACGTGACCCAGAAGACCCGCAGCCCCGAATACGAACTCGCCGCCGGAGCCGTCCGAGGACTCCCGCCGGAGCTCTTCCACGATGCCTTCGCCCACCGCCCGCTGCCCCGGATGAGCACCGACGGGCCCCTGACCGGCAGGCTGCCCGACGGCATACGTGGCGCGGTCGCCTGGCTCCCGCACGCCGTGGTGGCCGCTGTGGCGATGATGGCGCTGTGGATATCCGCCGTGCTCGTGAGCGCGACATCACTGGTCTCCGCCGGTGCCGGTCTGGTGATCGGGGTACTCCCCACGGCCACCCTGCTGCTGGCGCTGATACGGCCGGTCGGGGCGTTCTGGATCTCCCTGCTCTCCACCCCGGTCGTGTCCCTCAGCTCCTCCGACCTCTGGCCGTGGTCCCTTTCGGGATTCCTCTGCCATCTGGGCGTGCTGGTCCTCGCCGCGCTGCGGACCCGGCCGGGGATCGCCGGCTGGATGTGGGGGCTGACCGCGCTCTACACGATGCTCGCCCAGATCTTCCTGGGCGGGGGCGCGCCCCCCAACTCCCCGCTGATGCTGTTCTTCGCTGCCGTGCTCCTGCTGATCACCACGCTGGTGCACATCCGGCGCAAGGCCGAGCGGGACGTCGCCGCCGAGCAGTCCGTGACCGCCGTGGAACGCGACCGCCGCACCCTGCTGGAGGAGCGCACCACCATCGCCCGTGAGCTGCACGACGTCGTCGCGCACCATATGTCCGTCGTCGCGATACAGGCCGAGGCCGCGCCCTACCGGGTGGAGAACCCGCCGCCCGAGCTGGAGAAGGCGTTCGCGACCATCCGGGAGAACGCCGTCGCCGCCCTCACCGAGCTGCGCCGCATCCTCGGGGTCGTCCGCGCGGAGGACTACGAGGCCCCCGACGCGCCGCAGCCGGTCCTCGCCGATCTGGACACCCTGCTCGACAACGTCCGCGAGGCGGGTCTGACCACGCGGAAGACGGTCACCGGCGCGGTGCGGACCCTGCCGCAGGGCGTCGAGCTGTCGGCGTACAGAATCATCCAGGAAGCCCTGTCCAACACCCTGCGGCACGCCCCGGGCTCCACGGCGGACATCGAGGTCAGCTATGTGCTCGGCGGGCTCGGACTGCGGATCGTGAACACCGCACCGCAGGGCCTGGTGAAGCCCTCGCCGGGGGCGGGCCACGGACTCACCGGCATGAAGGAGCGGGTGTCGATGCTGAACGGCGGTATGACCCACGGGCCGACCGACGACGGCGGCTACGAGGTCACGGCCTTCATCCCGGTGCCGCTGGACGAGGAACCCGCCCGGGACAGGGCCATGGACGCGGCCCCGTCGGCGGATGGGCGCACGGGCGGGGAGGGAGCAGCCGCATGACCATCAAGGTGATGATCGTCGACGACCAGATGATGGTCCGGGAGGGCTTCTCCGTCCTGCTCAACGCGATGCCCGACATCGAGGTCGTCGGCGAGGCGGTCAACGGCCGGGAGGCCGTCACCAAGGTCGCCGAGCTGCGCCCCGACGTGGTGCTGATGGACATCCGGATGCCCGAGCTGAACGGCATCGAGGCCACCCGCGAGATCGCCGCCACCCACCCGGAGGCCAGGGTCCTCGTCCTGACCACCTTCGACCTCGACGAATACGTGTACCAGGCGCTGCGGGCGGGCGCCTCCGGCTTCCTCCTCAAGGACGCCTCCGCCCGGCAGCTCGCCGAGGGGGTGCGGGTGGTCGCGAGCGGTGAGGCGCTGCTCGCGCCGACCGTGACCCGGCGGCTGATCAACGAGTTCTCCAAGCTGGCCCAGGCCCCCCGGATCGCCTCCGTCGCCCAGCTCGGGGAGCTGACCGAGCGCGAGACCGAGGTACTGGCGCTGATCGCGCAGGGGCTGTCGAACGCGGAGATCGCCTCCCATCTGGTGGTCGCCGAGTCCACGATCAAGACCCATGTCAGCCGGATTCTGGTGAAGCTGGGGCTGCGGGACCGCACCCAGGCGGCGGTGTTCGCGTACGAGGCACGGCTGGTCACCCCGGGCTAGCCGAAGCCGTGGCCGAGGCGTGCCTACTGACTGGTCACAAGCGGGTGGAGGTTTGCGCTCCGCTCTGGCCGCCCACCGCCGACGAGGGTTAGCGTCCGCATATGAGCGCACTTTTCGAGCCTTGGTCGCCCGCATTCGTCGCCGATCCCTACCCCGCCTACCAGCGACTGCGGGAGACGGGACGGGTCCACTGGTTCGAGCCCACCCGGCAGTGGCTCGTCCCCCACCACGAGGATGTCTCGGCGCTGCTGCGGGACCGCAGGCTGGGGCGGACCTATCTCCACCGCTTCACCCACGAGGAGTTCGGGCGGACGGCCCCGCCCGCCGCGCACGAGCCGTTCCACACGCTCAACGACCAC
The nucleotide sequence above comes from Streptomyces clavuligerus. Encoded proteins:
- a CDS encoding sensor histidine kinase; protein product: MVTTASAPSPYLFHVTQKTRSPEYELAAGAVRGLPPELFHDAFAHRPLPRMSTDGPLTGRLPDGIRGAVAWLPHAVVAAVAMMALWISAVLVSATSLVSAGAGLVIGVLPTATLLLALIRPVGAFWISLLSTPVVSLSSSDLWPWSLSGFLCHLGVLVLAALRTRPGIAGWMWGLTALYTMLAQIFLGGGAPPNSPLMLFFAAVLLLITTLVHIRRKAERDVAAEQSVTAVERDRRTLLEERTTIARELHDVVAHHMSVVAIQAEAAPYRVENPPPELEKAFATIRENAVAALTELRRILGVVRAEDYEAPDAPQPVLADLDTLLDNVREAGLTTRKTVTGAVRTLPQGVELSAYRIIQEALSNTLRHAPGSTADIEVSYVLGGLGLRIVNTAPQGLVKPSPGAGHGLTGMKERVSMLNGGMTHGPTDDGGYEVTAFIPVPLDEEPARDRAMDAAPSADGRTGGEGAAA
- a CDS encoding response regulator, with the translated sequence MTIKVMIVDDQMMVREGFSVLLNAMPDIEVVGEAVNGREAVTKVAELRPDVVLMDIRMPELNGIEATREIAATHPEARVLVLTTFDLDEYVYQALRAGASGFLLKDASARQLAEGVRVVASGEALLAPTVTRRLINEFSKLAQAPRIASVAQLGELTERETEVLALIAQGLSNAEIASHLVVAESTIKTHVSRILVKLGLRDRTQAAVFAYEARLVTPG